In Streptomyces sp. NBC_01707, a genomic segment contains:
- a CDS encoding RNA polymerase sigma factor SigF has product MAARSARTTEVVGVPARRIEQSSGLPLVEDAGSVAPSDARALSKLFFDRLQDLEEGTHAYAYARNTLIEMNISLVHFAASRFRNRAGDDAEDIVQVGTIGLIKAIDRFDLSREVEFATFAVPYIVGEIKRFFRDTTWAVHVPRRLQELRVDLAKAKERLALELDRDPTVTELAADLELSEDEIIEGLVAANGYAAGSLDSHAVDSDDGKDRRTFADVLGAPDPAMESVENLHALAPLLAGLDDRERQIVQMRFGAEMTQSQIGAELGVSQMHVSRLLSRIVKRLRTGMCVVS; this is encoded by the coding sequence ATGGCAGCCAGGTCCGCACGGACGACCGAAGTGGTGGGCGTACCGGCACGACGGATCGAGCAGTCCAGTGGGCTGCCACTGGTCGAGGACGCCGGCAGCGTCGCGCCGAGTGATGCCCGCGCACTCTCGAAGCTGTTCTTCGACCGCCTCCAGGATCTGGAGGAGGGGACGCACGCCTACGCGTACGCCCGCAACACCCTGATCGAGATGAACATCTCACTGGTGCACTTCGCCGCGTCCCGCTTCCGCAACCGGGCCGGAGACGACGCCGAGGACATCGTCCAGGTCGGCACGATCGGTCTGATCAAGGCGATCGACCGGTTCGACCTGTCCCGCGAGGTCGAGTTCGCCACCTTCGCCGTGCCGTACATCGTCGGCGAGATCAAACGGTTCTTCCGTGACACGACGTGGGCCGTCCATGTGCCGCGGCGGCTGCAGGAGCTGCGGGTCGATCTCGCGAAGGCCAAGGAGCGGCTCGCACTGGAGCTGGACCGGGATCCCACCGTCACGGAGCTCGCCGCGGATCTGGAACTGTCCGAGGACGAGATCATCGAGGGGCTGGTCGCCGCCAACGGTTACGCGGCGGGGTCCCTGGACTCCCACGCGGTCGACAGCGACGACGGCAAGGACCGGCGTACGTTCGCCGATGTGCTGGGCGCACCCGATCCGGCCATGGAGAGCGTCGAGAATCTGCATGCGCTGGCGCCGCTCCTCGCCGGGCTCGACGACCGCGAACGGCAGATCGTGCAGATGCGCTTCGGCGCCGAGATGACGCAGTCGCAGATCGGAGCGGAGCTGGGGGTCTCCCAGATGCATGTGTCCCGGCTGCTCTCCCGTATCGTGAAGCGGTTGCGTACCGGCATGTGCGTCGTCAGCTGA
- a CDS encoding ATP-binding protein — MNDQVTLRPTGRPYGHRPTEVLRSAAAFDGEPGCIAQARALADSFLARLAAQSGTAFGERIRGDLMLAVSELVTNADRYSQGPYLLELEGSAERVSVTVYDSSTALPLFYSPDPTRPGGHGMEIVTALCDRLTAERVPVGKRIRAEFELSS; from the coding sequence ATGAACGATCAGGTCACCCTGCGGCCGACCGGCCGCCCGTACGGGCATCGGCCCACGGAGGTGCTCCGCAGCGCCGCGGCGTTCGACGGCGAGCCCGGCTGCATCGCGCAGGCCCGGGCCCTCGCCGACAGCTTTCTGGCGCGGCTCGCGGCCCAGTCAGGGACGGCGTTCGGTGAGCGCATCCGGGGCGATCTGATGCTGGCGGTCAGCGAACTGGTCACCAATGCCGACCGGTACAGCCAGGGCCCGTATCTGCTGGAGCTGGAGGGCTCCGCCGAGCGGGTCAGCGTCACGGTGTACGACAGCAGCACGGCGCTTCCGCTGTTCTACTCCCCCGACCCGACCCGCCCCGGCGGTCACGGCATGGAGATCGTCACCGCCCTGTGCGACCGGCTGACCGCAGAGCGGGTGCCGGTGGGCAAGCGGATCCGGGCGGAGTTCGAGCTCAGCAGCTGA
- a CDS encoding GH92 family glycosyl hydrolase, whose protein sequence is MHRTPRPRLRGPAAALAVVALLGGVLTTGATAQAAPRAEGQLTDLVNPFIGTQNEGNTYPGASVPFGMVQLSPDTGHNTGYDYAENHIRGFSAVHLSGVGCGLGGDLPTLPTTGDITQTDYAKYAAEFSHDDEKASPGYYKVGLRTGIDAELTATRRTGVQRYTFPATDKANVLLNAGQSLHRTLSSKVEILDNRTVRTAITGSGFCQDTKPYTVYTITHFDRPFTTSGTWNGDTVAEGSKVSSAAGERNGAWLRFDTRNDRTVEATTALSYVDAKGAALNLRAEGGRSFDRVERAAQRSWEDRLDDVKAQGGSDELRRTFYSSLYRSFLAPNVGSDVDGRYTGWDQKTHRAVAADGVFTYYQNWSLWDTYRTQAQLLSLLAPRESRDMAISVLRIDAESGWLPKWGYGTVETNIMTGDPVTPFLTNAYQQGLLKGHEEEAYRALKKNADGVPPTDAAPVGREANVQYLKDGFAPYIKDRPHAKPGDSDFDHGASATLEYALSDAMLGEMARDLGHDADAKRYEDRAQNYRKIFDPSTGFFRARDASGAFTGPADPAQSEGFHEGTSWQYQWLVPQDLPGMVGLIGGKDAANQRLDSFFAYDKLLADPAKTAREVWVNGPYAYYNADKYNPQNEPDLIAPYTYLSTGQPWKTTDVVHAALTLFTDAPTGMTGNDDLGTMSAWMVLSSIGVFPVQPGTDTWGLSTPAFERVDLTLDRRYYPHGSFTVSAPGTSDTDRYIQSASIDGAAQSRTYLTTEDIRSARSLAFTVGGAPSAWGTSPADAPPALG, encoded by the coding sequence ATGCACCGGACCCCACGGCCGAGACTCCGCGGCCCGGCGGCGGCACTCGCCGTCGTCGCGCTCCTCGGCGGTGTCCTCACCACCGGGGCCACGGCCCAGGCCGCGCCCCGCGCCGAAGGGCAACTGACCGATCTGGTCAACCCGTTCATCGGCACCCAGAACGAGGGCAACACCTACCCGGGCGCGTCCGTGCCGTTCGGCATGGTGCAGCTCTCCCCGGACACCGGCCACAACACCGGCTACGACTACGCCGAGAACCACATACGCGGCTTCTCCGCCGTACATCTCTCCGGTGTCGGCTGCGGACTCGGCGGCGACCTGCCGACGCTGCCCACCACCGGTGACATCACACAGACCGACTACGCCAAGTACGCGGCGGAGTTCAGCCACGACGACGAGAAGGCGAGCCCCGGCTACTACAAGGTCGGGCTGCGGACCGGGATCGACGCCGAACTCACCGCGACCAGGCGCACCGGCGTCCAGCGCTACACCTTCCCCGCCACCGACAAGGCCAACGTCCTGCTCAACGCGGGCCAGTCGCTGCACCGGACGCTGTCCTCGAAGGTGGAGATCCTCGACAACCGGACCGTCCGGACCGCGATCACCGGCAGCGGCTTCTGCCAGGACACCAAGCCGTACACCGTGTACACGATCACCCACTTCGACCGGCCCTTCACCACCTCCGGCACCTGGAACGGTGACACCGTCGCCGAGGGATCGAAGGTGTCCTCGGCGGCCGGCGAGCGCAACGGCGCCTGGCTGCGCTTCGACACCCGCAACGACCGCACCGTCGAGGCCACCACGGCCCTGAGTTACGTCGACGCCAAGGGCGCCGCACTCAACCTCCGCGCCGAGGGCGGCCGCAGCTTCGACCGCGTCGAGCGCGCCGCACAGCGGTCCTGGGAGGACCGGCTCGACGACGTGAAGGCCCAGGGCGGCAGCGACGAGCTGCGCCGCACCTTCTACTCGTCGCTCTACCGTTCCTTCCTCGCCCCCAACGTCGGCAGCGACGTCGACGGCCGCTACACCGGCTGGGACCAGAAGACCCACCGCGCTGTTGCTGCCGACGGGGTTTTCACCTACTACCAGAACTGGTCCCTCTGGGACACCTACCGCACCCAGGCCCAGCTCCTCTCGCTGCTCGCCCCGCGCGAGTCCCGTGACATGGCGATCTCGGTCCTGCGGATCGACGCCGAGAGCGGCTGGCTGCCCAAGTGGGGCTACGGCACCGTCGAGACGAACATCATGACCGGCGACCCCGTCACGCCGTTCCTCACCAACGCCTACCAGCAGGGGCTGCTGAAGGGACATGAGGAAGAGGCGTACCGCGCCCTGAAGAAGAACGCCGACGGCGTCCCGCCCACCGACGCCGCGCCCGTCGGCCGCGAAGCCAACGTGCAGTATCTGAAGGACGGGTTCGCCCCGTACATCAAGGACCGTCCGCACGCCAAGCCCGGTGACTCCGACTTCGACCACGGTGCCTCCGCCACCCTGGAGTACGCCCTCTCCGACGCGATGCTGGGCGAGATGGCCCGCGACCTCGGCCACGACGCCGACGCGAAGCGGTACGAGGACCGCGCCCAGAACTACCGGAAGATCTTCGACCCCTCGACCGGCTTCTTCCGCGCCCGCGACGCCTCAGGAGCCTTCACCGGCCCCGCCGACCCGGCGCAGAGTGAGGGCTTCCACGAGGGCACGTCCTGGCAGTACCAGTGGCTCGTGCCGCAGGACCTGCCCGGCATGGTCGGCCTGATCGGCGGGAAGGATGCCGCCAACCAGCGGCTCGACTCCTTCTTCGCGTACGACAAACTGCTCGCCGATCCGGCGAAGACCGCCCGTGAGGTCTGGGTCAACGGCCCGTACGCGTACTACAACGCCGACAAGTACAACCCGCAGAACGAGCCCGACCTCATCGCCCCGTACACCTATCTCTCCACCGGGCAGCCGTGGAAGACCACCGACGTGGTCCATGCGGCTCTGACCCTCTTCACCGACGCCCCGACGGGCATGACGGGCAACGACGACCTCGGCACGATGTCCGCCTGGATGGTGCTCTCCTCCATCGGCGTCTTCCCGGTCCAGCCCGGCACCGACACCTGGGGTCTGTCCACGCCCGCGTTCGAGCGTGTCGATCTCACGCTCGACCGCCGCTACTACCCGCACGGGTCGTTCACGGTGAGCGCGCCCGGGACGTCGGACACCGACCGCTACATCCAGTCGGCGAGCATCGACGGCGCGGCGCAGTCGCGCACGTATCTCACCACCGAGGACATCCGCTCGGCGCGGTCGCTCGCCTTCACCGTGGGCGGCGCGCCCTCGGCGTGGGGCACCTCGCCCGCGGACGCTCCGCCCGCCCTGGGCTGA